In Bosea vestrisii, the following are encoded in one genomic region:
- a CDS encoding TorF family putative porin, with the protein MALKTSGLLTGFALSLALTASGASFASDLPSRKGAPPVPVAPSITWFDIAVSVKGMTDYNFRGISQTDRKPAIQGGAELQIYDNLFYVGVYASNVDLATSPPAEIDFYGGIRPKFGPVTVDLGVWQYYYPGEKAYIDTAGVFWTPKNTDFTEVYGKVSYNFEDKLILGANLFYAWDWLGTGATGTYASVTAKYNLPFLEGLSVSGELGRYWLGTTNLAIWSTLPPTDLPDYTYWNAGLSYTYKNLTADVRYHDTSLSKSECFLLTADPRGITAGTGRSKWCNPTVVATLSFDITASSVGIFAPK; encoded by the coding sequence ATGGCGCTCAAGACCTCTGGCCTGCTCACCGGCTTTGCGCTTTCACTGGCGCTCACAGCTTCTGGCGCTTCGTTCGCCTCGGACCTGCCGAGCCGCAAAGGTGCGCCACCGGTGCCGGTCGCGCCGAGCATCACCTGGTTCGACATCGCCGTCAGCGTGAAGGGCATGACGGACTATAATTTCCGCGGCATCTCGCAGACCGACCGCAAGCCGGCGATCCAGGGCGGCGCCGAACTGCAGATCTACGACAATCTGTTCTATGTTGGCGTCTACGCCTCGAATGTCGATCTGGCGACCAGCCCGCCGGCCGAAATCGACTTCTACGGCGGCATCCGGCCCAAGTTCGGTCCGGTCACCGTCGATCTCGGTGTCTGGCAGTACTACTATCCGGGTGAGAAGGCCTATATCGACACGGCGGGCGTGTTCTGGACGCCGAAAAATACCGATTTCACCGAGGTCTACGGCAAGGTCAGCTATAATTTCGAGGACAAGCTGATCCTCGGCGCCAACCTGTTCTACGCCTGGGACTGGCTCGGCACCGGCGCGACCGGCACCTATGCCTCGGTGACGGCGAAGTACAACCTGCCGTTCCTGGAGGGTCTGTCGGTCTCAGGCGAGCTCGGCCGCTACTGGCTCGGCACGACCAATCTCGCGATCTGGTCGACGCTGCCACCGACCGACCTGCCGGACTACACCTACTGGAACGCCGGCCTGTCCTACACCTACAAGAACCTGACGGCGGATGTGCGCTACCACGACACCAGCCTGTCGAAGAGCGAGTGCTTCCTGCTGACGGCCGATCCGCGCGGCATTACCGCTGGCACGGGTCGCTCGAAGTGGTGCAACCCGACCGTGGTGGCGACGCTCTCCTTCGACATCACGGCGAGCAGCGTCGGCATCTTCGCGCCGAAGTAA
- a CDS encoding GNAT family N-acetyltransferase, which translates to MDKPVTDILAIDLALVGACETRIVNAWPAPTTLVVDQWVVRFANGYSGRANSASSLREGGDMDEATLAFIEDLYRRAGLPPRIRFTPLVAESARQRFADRGYRVETASFGMVAELDPGLHMTDPGMITTAQADDAWIDGVCGHQTGNKRNRDHLSAIVSGVRLPAAFATLMHEGRPAAYAMSVAERGMAEIGAVIVDEALRGKGLGKQMMLGLMGWAAAQGCSQAYLQVDQSNGLAFEMYRRLGFRTVYAYETRILDV; encoded by the coding sequence GTGGACAAGCCCGTTACCGACATCCTTGCAATCGATTTGGCGCTGGTCGGCGCTTGCGAGACCCGGATCGTCAACGCCTGGCCGGCGCCGACCACGCTCGTCGTCGACCAATGGGTCGTGCGCTTCGCCAACGGCTATTCCGGCCGCGCCAACTCGGCCTCCTCGCTGCGCGAAGGCGGCGACATGGACGAGGCGACGCTCGCCTTCATCGAGGATCTCTATCGCCGGGCCGGCCTGCCGCCGCGCATTCGCTTTACGCCGCTGGTCGCCGAGAGCGCTCGCCAGCGCTTCGCCGACCGCGGCTACAGGGTCGAGACCGCCTCCTTCGGCATGGTCGCCGAGCTCGATCCCGGGCTGCACATGACCGATCCCGGCATGATCACGACCGCACAGGCAGACGATGCCTGGATCGACGGCGTCTGCGGCCATCAGACCGGCAACAAGCGCAACCGCGACCACCTGTCCGCGATCGTCTCCGGCGTGCGCCTGCCCGCTGCCTTCGCCACGCTGATGCATGAAGGCCGCCCGGCGGCCTACGCCATGAGCGTCGCCGAGCGCGGCATGGCCGAGATTGGTGCGGTCATCGTCGACGAAGCCCTGCGCGGCAAGGGCCTCGGCAAGCAGATGATGCTGGGGCTGATGGGCTGGGCGGCGGCGCAGGGCTGCAGCCAGGCCTATCTCCAGGTCGACCAGAGCAATGGCCTCGCCTTCGAGATGTATCGCCGGCTCGGCTTCCGAACGGTCTACGCCTACGAGACGCGTATTCTCGACGTCTGA
- a CDS encoding MFS transporter, with protein MVATMEGSRPRFEKTTISVLLAVSFCHLLNDVMQSLLASLYPLFKANYALDFVQIGLLTMAFQVTASLLQPVVGLVTDRWPMPYSAPAGMASTFGGLILLGNAHNFAVLVVAACLIGLGSAIFHPEASRVARLASGGRHGLAQSLFQVGGNLGSALGPLLAAFIVLPFGQGSVAWLSVIAMAGVIVLTRVGHWYAAHRREHAGRPAASRALPLPGRRVAFALSVLVLLTATKNVYMASISSYFTFYVIEQFQLGFRDAQLMLFLFLGAAAVGTFVGGPIGDRFGARFVIWFSILGVIPFALLLPYANLFWTGVLSAVIGLIFASAFSAIVVFAQELVPGRVGLIAGMFFGFAFGAGGLGAAFLGGFADAYGITFVYRVCSYLPLLGLLTILLPRLPQHRRG; from the coding sequence ATGGTTGCAACGATGGAGGGGAGCCGCCCCCGCTTCGAGAAGACGACGATTTCCGTTCTGCTGGCGGTCAGCTTCTGCCACCTGCTGAACGACGTCATGCAGTCGTTGCTGGCCTCGCTCTATCCGCTGTTCAAGGCCAATTACGCGCTGGATTTCGTCCAGATCGGCCTGCTGACCATGGCCTTCCAGGTCACGGCCTCGCTGCTGCAGCCGGTCGTCGGCCTGGTGACCGATCGCTGGCCGATGCCCTATTCGGCGCCCGCCGGAATGGCCTCGACCTTTGGCGGCTTGATCCTGCTCGGCAACGCCCACAACTTCGCGGTGCTGGTCGTGGCCGCCTGCCTGATCGGCCTGGGATCGGCGATCTTCCATCCGGAGGCATCACGGGTCGCGCGGCTGGCCTCGGGCGGGCGCCATGGCCTGGCGCAGTCGCTGTTCCAGGTCGGCGGCAATCTCGGCTCGGCGCTGGGGCCGCTGCTTGCCGCCTTCATCGTCCTGCCCTTCGGCCAGGGCAGCGTCGCCTGGCTCTCGGTCATTGCGATGGCGGGCGTCATCGTCCTGACCCGGGTCGGACACTGGTATGCGGCGCATCGCCGGGAGCATGCCGGCCGCCCAGCCGCCAGCCGCGCCTTGCCGCTGCCGGGGCGGCGTGTCGCTTTCGCCCTGTCCGTCCTGGTGCTGCTGACCGCGACGAAGAACGTCTACATGGCGAGCATCTCGAGCTATTTCACCTTCTACGTCATCGAGCAGTTCCAGCTCGGCTTCCGCGATGCGCAGCTGATGCTGTTCCTGTTCCTGGGCGCGGCCGCGGTCGGCACCTTCGTCGGTGGACCGATCGGCGACCGCTTCGGGGCGCGCTTCGTGATCTGGTTCTCGATCCTGGGCGTCATCCCGTTCGCGCTGCTGCTGCCTTACGCCAACCTGTTTTGGACCGGCGTGCTGAGCGCGGTGATCGGGCTGATTTTCGCCTCGGCCTTCTCGGCCATCGTGGTGTTCGCGCAGGAGCTGGTTCCCGGACGCGTCGGCCTGATCGCCGGCATGTTCTTCGGTTTCGCCTTCGGGGCGGGCGGGCTCGGTGCCGCCTTCCTCGGCGGATTCGCCGACGCCTATGGCATCACCTTCGTCTACCGCGTCTGTTCCTATCTGCCGTTGCTGGGGCTATTGACGATCCTGCTGCCGCGCTTGCCGCAGCACAGGCGGGGCTGA
- the gloB gene encoding hydroxyacylglutathione hydrolase yields the protein MPLDIHVFRTLSDNAGALLRDPGTGACATVDVPDAGEVLAAAKAKGWTISQVLVTHEHADHVQGIAALKQATGAKVFAPEAARAGTPVDVVLGEGDRVAVGSYDFETWATPGHAEGHVSLISKKASLALVGDVVFVMGCGRVMPGRMEAMWTSLTRIMALPDATTLITGHDYTLSNARFAAAMDPSNPTVAARLAEAEAAKAEGRFWAVTTVGEEKATNPFFRAGEPALAATLGIVGKPAGEVFTALREAKNRF from the coding sequence ATGCCGCTCGACATTCATGTCTTCCGCACACTCAGCGACAATGCCGGCGCGTTGCTGCGCGACCCCGGTACCGGAGCCTGCGCCACCGTCGACGTTCCCGATGCGGGTGAGGTGCTCGCCGCCGCCAAGGCCAAGGGCTGGACGATCAGCCAGGTGCTGGTGACGCATGAGCACGCCGACCACGTCCAGGGCATCGCCGCGCTGAAGCAGGCGACCGGCGCCAAGGTGTTCGCTCCAGAAGCCGCGCGCGCCGGCACACCGGTCGACGTCGTCCTCGGCGAGGGCGACCGCGTCGCTGTCGGCAGCTACGACTTCGAGACCTGGGCGACGCCCGGCCATGCCGAGGGCCATGTCAGCCTCATCAGCAAGAAAGCCAGTCTCGCTCTGGTCGGCGACGTCGTTTTCGTCATGGGCTGCGGCCGCGTCATGCCCGGCCGGATGGAAGCGATGTGGACCTCGCTGACGCGCATCATGGCGCTGCCGGACGCGACCACGCTGATCACCGGCCACGATTACACACTCTCGAATGCTCGCTTCGCCGCGGCCATGGACCCGAGCAACCCCACCGTCGCCGCGCGCCTCGCCGAAGCAGAAGCGGCCAAGGCTGAGGGCCGATTCTGGGCCGTGACCACGGTCGGCGAGGAGAAGGCGACCAACCCCTTCTTCCGCGCCGGCGAGCCGGCGCTCGCCGCGACGCTCGGCATCGTCGGCAAGCCTGCCGGGGAGGTCTTTACGGCGCTGCGCGAGGCCAAGAACAGGTTCTGA
- a CDS encoding helix-turn-helix domain-containing protein: MAPPPGNRKLELVLELLTAEIAALPIQPLGLPFPADKRLAALCRAYMAAPSVSERLDDWATKLAMSRRTFTRLFQRETGLSFVAWRQQASLFACLPRLAEGVSVTEVAMLAGYDNVAAFTTMFRRRLGTTPRSYMKAALAR; encoded by the coding sequence GTGGCGCCCCCGCCCGGCAACCGCAAGCTCGAGCTCGTTCTGGAGCTGCTGACGGCCGAGATCGCCGCGCTGCCGATCCAGCCGCTCGGCCTGCCCTTCCCGGCCGACAAGCGGCTCGCTGCCCTCTGTCGCGCCTACATGGCGGCGCCATCAGTATCCGAACGCCTCGACGATTGGGCCACGAAGCTGGCGATGAGCCGGCGGACCTTCACACGGCTTTTCCAGCGCGAGACCGGCCTCAGCTTCGTCGCCTGGCGCCAGCAGGCCAGCCTGTTCGCCTGCCTGCCTCGGCTGGCGGAAGGTGTCTCGGTCACGGAGGTCGCCATGCTGGCGGGCTATGACAATGTCGCGGCGTTCACGACCATGTTCAGACGGCGCCTCGGCACAACGCCGCGCAGCTACATGAAGGCCGCGCTGGCGCGGTAG
- a CDS encoding alpha/beta fold hydrolase: protein MSTITTRDGTEIFYKDWGSKNAQPIVFHHGWPLSADDWDNQMLFFLHQGFRVIAHDRRGHGRSSQTATGNEMDTYAADVAELAAHLDLRNAIHIGHSTGGGEVAHYVARAEPGRVAKAVLIGAVPPVMVKSEKNPGGLPIEVFDGFRAALVANRAQFYIDVPAGPFYGFNREGAKVSQGIIDNWWRQGMMGGAKAHYDCIKAFSETDFTEDLKTIAVPVLVMHGDDDQIVPYADSAPLSVKLLKNGTLKTYAGLPHGMCTTHPDVINADLLAFIKG, encoded by the coding sequence ATGAGCACGATCACCACCAGGGACGGCACCGAGATCTTCTACAAGGACTGGGGCTCGAAGAACGCGCAGCCGATCGTCTTCCACCATGGCTGGCCGCTCAGCGCCGACGATTGGGACAACCAGATGCTGTTCTTCCTGCATCAGGGCTTCCGGGTGATCGCGCATGACCGCCGCGGCCATGGCCGCTCCAGCCAGACCGCGACCGGCAACGAGATGGACACCTACGCTGCCGACGTCGCCGAACTCGCTGCCCATCTCGACCTCCGGAACGCCATCCATATCGGCCATTCCACCGGCGGCGGCGAGGTCGCTCACTATGTCGCCCGCGCCGAGCCCGGCCGCGTCGCCAAGGCGGTGCTGATCGGTGCGGTGCCGCCGGTCATGGTCAAGTCCGAGAAGAACCCGGGCGGCCTGCCGATCGAGGTTTTCGACGGTTTCCGCGCCGCGCTCGTCGCCAACCGCGCCCAGTTCTACATCGATGTCCCTGCCGGTCCGTTCTACGGCTTCAACCGCGAGGGCGCGAAGGTCTCGCAGGGCATCATCGACAATTGGTGGCGGCAGGGCATGATGGGCGGCGCCAAGGCGCATTACGACTGCATCAAGGCCTTCTCGGAAACCGACTTCACCGAGGATCTCAAGACGATCGCGGTGCCGGTGCTGGTGATGCATGGCGACGACGACCAGATCGTCCCCTATGCCGACTCCGCCCCGCTTTCCGTCAAGCTGCTCAAGAACGGCACGCTGAAGACCTATGCCGGCCTGCCGCACGGCATGTGCACCACCCATCCCGACGTGATCAACGCCGACCTGCTCGCCTTCATCAAGGGCTGA
- a CDS encoding class I SAM-dependent methyltransferase — translation MALDVVDLRTFYASPLGHVARRVVGKVMLKLWPDCRRQRLLGLGFATPYLPLLGGEAERVIAFMPAAQGVVNWPSPGLSASALVEPTLLPLPTASIDRVLMVHALEETESPEDLLEEISRVLSPGGRLIVVVPNRRGLWARMDTTPFGHGRPFSRSQIEALMRRAMFSPEHWAEALYVPPLRRRLFMRSAMAWEKVGAGLSLPFAGVYVIDATKQFYRRAPLRATRRSIAFRPVLLPQAHSSSHLPRQDDGGGPAG, via the coding sequence ATGGCCTTGGACGTCGTCGACCTGCGCACCTTCTATGCCAGCCCGCTGGGGCATGTGGCGCGCCGGGTCGTCGGCAAGGTCATGCTCAAGCTCTGGCCCGATTGCCGGCGCCAACGCCTGCTTGGCCTGGGCTTCGCAACGCCCTATCTGCCGCTGCTCGGCGGCGAGGCCGAGCGGGTCATCGCCTTCATGCCGGCGGCGCAGGGCGTGGTGAACTGGCCCTCGCCCGGGCTCTCGGCTTCGGCTCTGGTCGAGCCGACTCTGCTGCCCTTGCCCACCGCTTCGATCGACCGCGTGCTGATGGTGCACGCTCTGGAAGAGACCGAGAGCCCCGAGGATCTGCTCGAGGAAATCTCGCGGGTGCTCAGCCCGGGCGGGCGCCTGATCGTCGTCGTTCCGAACCGGCGCGGCCTGTGGGCGCGGATGGATACGACGCCGTTCGGCCATGGCAGGCCGTTCAGCCGCTCGCAGATCGAGGCGCTGATGCGCCGTGCCATGTTCTCGCCCGAGCACTGGGCCGAGGCTCTTTACGTGCCGCCGCTGCGCCGGCGCCTGTTCATGCGCTCGGCCATGGCCTGGGAGAAGGTCGGTGCGGGCCTGTCGCTGCCTTTCGCCGGTGTCTACGTCATCGATGCGACCAAGCAGTTCTACCGGCGTGCGCCCCTGCGCGCGACGCGGCGCAGCATCGCCTTCCGGCCGGTGCTGCTACCGCAGGCTCACTCCTCGTCGCACCTGCCGCGGCAGGATGATGGGGGCGGGCCGGCGGGTTGA
- a CDS encoding cupin domain-containing protein encodes MSTLNGLSAAEVIRLLELKPHPEGGHYRETFRDPAGPEGRGFSTAIYYLLDVGETSEWHRVDAAEIWHHYAGAPLVITLSPNGHDASAHHLGKDLAAGQRPQIVVPAGHWQSATSLGAWTLVGCTVAPGFAFSGFEMAPPDWRPTPRPAGG; translated from the coding sequence ATGAGCACGTTGAACGGTCTCAGCGCCGCCGAGGTCATCCGCCTGCTCGAATTGAAGCCGCATCCCGAAGGCGGGCATTATCGCGAGACCTTCCGCGATCCCGCCGGGCCGGAGGGACGCGGTTTTTCGACCGCGATCTACTATCTGCTCGACGTCGGCGAGACCTCCGAATGGCATCGCGTCGATGCGGCCGAGATCTGGCACCATTACGCCGGCGCGCCCTTGGTGATCACGCTCTCGCCGAACGGGCACGACGCCTCGGCCCACCATCTCGGCAAGGACCTCGCCGCCGGGCAACGGCCGCAGATCGTCGTTCCGGCGGGACACTGGCAGAGCGCGACCTCGCTCGGCGCCTGGACGCTGGTTGGCTGCACGGTCGCACCGGGTTTTGCCTTCTCCGGCTTCGAAATGGCGCCGCCCGACTGGCGGCCGACACCGCGTCCGGCTGGAGGCTGA
- a CDS encoding acetyl-CoA carboxylase carboxyltransferase subunit alpha has translation MRSYLDFEKPVAELEAKADELRALDGKGDGYSLAEEIAKLEAKASHALKDLYGALTPWQKTLVARHPQRPHFLDYCSALIDEFTPLAGDRVFGEDEAIVGGFGRFRGEPVCVMGQEKGNSTETRIKHNFGMPKPEGYRKAVRLMELADRFGLPVLSFIDTAGAYPGIEAEERGQAEAIARSTETCLALRTPSVALVIGEGGSGGAIAIAAASKVLMLEHAIYSVISPEGAASILWRDTARAQDAATGMKITAQDLLRFGVIDRIVTEPTGGAHRDPHAAIERAGAAIEAALSDLAGLSADEIIDRRAQKYLAIGRTL, from the coding sequence ATGCGAAGCTATCTCGATTTCGAAAAGCCGGTCGCCGAGCTTGAGGCGAAGGCGGATGAACTGCGTGCGCTCGACGGCAAGGGCGATGGCTATTCGCTTGCCGAGGAGATCGCCAAGCTCGAGGCCAAGGCCTCGCATGCGCTGAAGGACCTCTACGGCGCCCTCACGCCCTGGCAGAAGACGCTGGTGGCGCGCCATCCGCAGCGTCCGCATTTCCTCGACTATTGCTCGGCGCTGATCGACGAGTTCACGCCGCTCGCGGGCGACCGCGTCTTCGGCGAGGACGAGGCGATCGTCGGCGGCTTCGGCCGCTTTCGCGGCGAGCCGGTCTGCGTCATGGGCCAGGAGAAGGGCAACTCGACCGAGACCCGCATCAAGCACAATTTCGGCATGCCGAAGCCGGAGGGCTATCGCAAGGCGGTTCGCCTGATGGAACTGGCCGACCGTTTCGGCTTGCCGGTGCTGAGCTTCATCGACACCGCTGGCGCCTATCCCGGCATCGAGGCCGAGGAGCGCGGCCAGGCCGAGGCGATCGCGCGCTCGACCGAGACCTGCCTGGCGCTACGCACGCCGAGCGTCGCGCTGGTGATCGGCGAAGGCGGCTCCGGCGGGGCGATCGCCATCGCCGCCGCCAGCAAGGTGCTGATGCTGGAGCATGCGATCTATTCGGTGATCTCGCCGGAAGGCGCGGCCTCGATCCTCTGGCGCGACACGGCCCGCGCCCAGGACGCCGCGACCGGCATGAAGATCACCGCCCAGGACCTGCTGCGCTTCGGCGTGATCGACCGGATCGTCACCGAGCCGACCGGCGGCGCCCATCGCGACCCCCACGCTGCGATCGAGCGAGCCGGTGCCGCGATCGAGGCGGCGCTCTCGGATCTCGCGGGCCTTAGCGCCGACGAGATCATCGACCGGCGGGCGCAGAAGTATCTGGCGATCGGCCGGACGCTCTAG
- the secA gene encoding preprotein translocase subunit SecA produces MLGALAKKLFGSSNDRRVKGYQPRVAAINALEAEVSQLSDEALRARTETFKQQLADGAKLDDLLVPAFATVREAAKRTLGQRHFDVQLIGGMVLHEGAIAEMKTGEGKTLVATLPVYLNALAGKGVHVVTVNDYLARRDAEWMNRIYSFLGLSVGIIVHGLDDEERQRAYASDITYGTNNEFGFDYLRDNMKYEVAQMSQRGHHYAIVDEVDSILIDEARTPLIISGPLDDKSDLYVAIDKVLPGLVKTDYDVDEKQRTVALTEAGNEHIEELLRAAGLLKEGDLYDSANVTLVHHVNQALRAHALFSRDKDYIVRNDEVVIIDEFSGRMMPGRRYSEGLHQALEAKENVTVQPENATLASITFQNYFRLYKKLAGMTGTAATEADEFEQIYKLEVVEIPTNVPVARIDDDDEVYRSFPEKVKSIIKELDRASERLQPVLVGTASIEKSELVAEMLVEAGFKQIDFAQPDALDKLYAAARSGKSAKQFAVLNARFHEQEAFIVAEAGVPGAITIATNMAGRGTDIKLGGNVEMRVAHETAGMEDGPEKQAKIKAIEEEVARFREIVLNASETIELEPAKGSRPAKTMTRPGGLYIIGTERHESRRIDNQLRGRGGRQGDPGRSKFFLSLQDDLMRIFGSDRMDGMLQKLGLQEDEAIVHPWINKAVEKAQGKVEARNFDIRKNILKYDDVMNDQRKVVFEQRREFMRAESVRETIDDMRHGVVEDTVSRRIPEDAYPEQWDAAGLREDVTTYLNLELPIEDWAKEEGIADAELRERIRKTADDDYTARIERNTEEVMTYIEKQVLLQTLDHLWREHLVTLDHLRQVIGWRGYAQRDPLNEYKQEAFELFDSLIGRLREQVTGNLMRVEVRFDAPPEDGLDLAQGSGGALPPPPAGFLGGQPQFAATDGDLAIAERNPTDPESWGKVGRNELCPCGSGKKYKHCHGQFV; encoded by the coding sequence ATGCTTGGCGCGCTTGCAAAGAAACTCTTCGGCTCGTCGAACGATCGGCGGGTGAAGGGCTACCAACCCCGCGTCGCCGCGATCAACGCGCTCGAAGCCGAGGTCTCCCAGCTCTCCGACGAAGCTCTTCGCGCCCGTACCGAAACCTTCAAGCAGCAGCTCGCCGACGGCGCCAAGCTCGACGACCTGCTCGTGCCGGCTTTCGCCACCGTGCGCGAGGCCGCCAAGCGCACGCTCGGCCAGCGCCATTTCGACGTCCAGCTGATCGGCGGCATGGTACTGCATGAGGGCGCCATCGCCGAGATGAAGACCGGCGAGGGCAAAACGCTTGTCGCTACCCTGCCAGTCTATCTCAACGCGCTTGCCGGCAAGGGCGTCCATGTCGTCACCGTCAACGACTACCTCGCCCGCCGCGACGCCGAGTGGATGAACCGGATCTACAGCTTCCTCGGCCTCTCCGTCGGCATCATCGTGCACGGCCTCGACGACGAGGAGCGCCAGCGCGCCTATGCCAGCGACATCACCTACGGCACCAACAACGAGTTCGGCTTCGACTATCTGCGCGACAACATGAAGTACGAGGTCGCGCAGATGAGCCAGCGCGGCCACCATTACGCAATCGTCGACGAGGTCGACTCGATCCTGATCGACGAAGCGCGTACGCCGCTGATCATCTCCGGCCCGCTCGACGACAAGTCGGACCTCTATGTCGCGATCGACAAGGTTCTGCCTGGGCTGGTCAAGACCGATTACGACGTCGACGAGAAGCAGCGCACTGTGGCGCTGACCGAGGCCGGCAACGAACATATCGAGGAATTGCTGAGGGCAGCCGGGCTGCTCAAGGAGGGCGATCTCTACGATTCCGCCAATGTCACCCTGGTGCACCATGTCAACCAGGCGCTGCGGGCGCACGCCCTGTTCAGCCGCGACAAGGACTACATCGTCCGCAATGACGAGGTCGTCATCATCGACGAGTTCAGCGGCCGCATGATGCCGGGCCGCCGCTATTCCGAAGGCCTGCACCAAGCGCTCGAAGCCAAGGAAAACGTCACCGTCCAGCCCGAGAACGCGACGCTGGCCTCGATCACCTTCCAGAACTATTTCCGCCTCTACAAGAAGCTCGCCGGCATGACCGGCACCGCCGCCACCGAGGCCGACGAGTTCGAGCAGATCTACAAGCTCGAGGTCGTCGAGATCCCGACCAATGTCCCGGTCGCCCGCATCGACGACGACGACGAGGTCTATCGCAGCTTCCCGGAGAAGGTGAAGTCGATCATCAAGGAACTCGACCGCGCCAGCGAGCGCCTGCAGCCCGTGCTGGTCGGCACCGCCTCGATCGAAAAGTCCGAGCTCGTCGCCGAGATGCTGGTGGAGGCTGGTTTCAAGCAGATCGACTTCGCTCAGCCCGACGCACTGGACAAGCTCTACGCCGCCGCCCGCTCGGGCAAGAGCGCCAAGCAGTTCGCCGTTCTGAACGCTCGCTTCCACGAGCAGGAGGCCTTCATCGTCGCCGAGGCCGGCGTACCCGGCGCGATCACCATCGCGACCAACATGGCAGGCCGCGGCACCGACATCAAACTTGGCGGCAATGTCGAGATGCGCGTCGCGCACGAAACCGCCGGCATGGAGGACGGGCCCGAGAAGCAGGCGAAAATCAAGGCGATCGAAGAGGAAGTCGCGCGCTTCCGCGAGATCGTGCTCAACGCCTCCGAGACCATCGAGCTCGAGCCGGCCAAGGGCTCACGCCCGGCCAAGACCATGACCCGCCCCGGCGGCCTCTACATCATCGGCACGGAGCGCCATGAAAGCCGGCGCATCGACAACCAGCTGCGTGGCCGCGGTGGTCGCCAGGGCGATCCGGGCCGCTCGAAGTTCTTCCTGTCGCTGCAGGACGACCTGATGCGCATCTTCGGCTCCGACCGGATGGACGGCATGCTGCAGAAGCTCGGCCTGCAGGAGGACGAGGCGATCGTCCATCCCTGGATCAACAAGGCGGTCGAGAAGGCGCAGGGCAAGGTCGAGGCGCGCAATTTCGACATCCGCAAGAACATTCTGAAATACGACGACGTCATGAACGACCAGCGCAAGGTCGTGTTCGAGCAGCGCCGCGAATTCATGCGGGCGGAGAGCGTGCGCGAGACCATCGACGACATGCGTCACGGCGTCGTCGAGGACACCGTCTCGCGGCGCATCCCGGAGGACGCCTATCCCGAGCAATGGGATGCCGCGGGCCTGCGCGAGGATGTCACGACCTATCTCAATCTCGAATTGCCGATCGAGGACTGGGCCAAGGAAGAGGGCATCGCCGACGCCGAACTGCGCGAGCGCATCCGCAAGACCGCCGATGACGACTACACGGCGCGCATCGAGCGCAACACCGAAGAGGTGATGACCTATATCGAGAAGCAGGTGCTGCTGCAGACGCTCGACCATCTCTGGCGCGAGCACCTCGTCACGCTCGACCATTTGCGGCAGGTCATCGGCTGGCGCGGCTATGCCCAGCGCGACCCGCTGAACGAGTACAAGCAGGAAGCCTTCGAGCTGTTCGACAGTCTGATCGGCCGCCTGCGCGAGCAGGTCACCGGCAATCTGATGCGGGTCGAGGTCCGCTTCGATGCGCCGCCGGAAGACGGCCTGGACCTTGCCCAGGGCAGCGGCGGCGCCCTGCCGCCCCCGCCCGCCGGCTTCCTTGGTGGCCAGCCGCAATTCGCCGCGACCGATGGCGATCTCGCCATCGCCGAGCGCAATCCGACCGACCCCGAGAGCTGGGGCAAGGTCGGGCGCAACGAGCTCTGCCCCTGCGGCTCCGGCAAGAAGTACAAGCACTGCCACGGCCAGTTCGTCTGA